The Nicotiana tomentosiformis chromosome 9, ASM39032v3, whole genome shotgun sequence genome contains the following window.
ggacaaaaAGAGTATATGAAATGACATTTCAAACCATGCACTTAAATTTTTTCTCTACGGTCCATAaattaaaatgaactaatgatGCATGCCTATCGAGTGTCATATAAATTAAGTTGCAGTCAAGTAATATCATACTTCGTATTAATTACAATTTCGCCAAACTTTAGGATATAAATCCCATCGAAACCCATTTTCTATTTGCTGGCTCATTCATTAATTCCCCCGAAAATCTTTTAGTTAAGGTGCGATATGACATGTTcaaaataaagaaataagaaaaaatcTAGCAGAATAATCTGGAGTTGACTCTAAGTGACTGATATAATGCAGTAATTAAAAAGTACTTAGGTAATTTAACCCTCATACATGCTATTTTGATGATTCAACTTATTTGATTGGTGCGCTTAATTAGTTGCATAGATCTTAATTAAAGAATATTCCTTTAAAATGTAATACATTTAATTTCTAAGTATCTTGTAAAATGAAATTGCTTTAGCTATAATTACTCCATAGCAGAAGGAGATGAAACTTTGACGAAATCACGCCTTTGGAGTACATCCTATGAAGTTGAAATAATATACAGAAGATTAACATAATGATCAGTTAAAAAAGGACCTCTTCCACATTACTAGCCGACTAATTAATATTATaccaaatcaactagggaattcCCCTTCCTGGGACTTGTATAAATTTTAATTGCTAAACTCCCTCCGGATTAATTTCTTTTTTCACAGTTTGAAAACAATGGAATATGCAATTCCAGAACCACAGTTTTACTTGATTCTTGTGCATCACTTTCTCTTTTGTAACGCATTAGTGAACACACCAACAATCCTTTTTTCCttaacttttttctttctttcttcttttgctTTCCTTTATCGTTGCGGGGAGAGAAAGCTTTACACGTTATAACAAACATCTAGAAATTCAGTCTTGATTTTGTGCTAATTTAACTTAAGACAATGAATTGAGAGAATGTAATTTTAGTCGACCGAATTAGTTTAGACCCTGCGTTATCATCTTCATTTTTTGAGTGTGAAATGATAGTTTCTATTTGTTGGATTTAATTCTTTGATTTTTCGAGTTGACTTTATGTTTATTTTAAATTTGACGTTAGGTTTTGCTCAAATCACTTTAATTATTAAGGCGGAGACTAAAGAAAATGTTGCCTGTTTCAAGGTAGAAATTAGAGTCGATGACAGTAACTTTTTTAGCTATATATATGTACCTTAGACTGGACCTAAGTGAAGCTAGCTCGTTATGTGATAATTGTCTGAGAACATATAATATGAGAAAAGAACTCATAAGCTAAACCAATCTAAGACATTCTAACAATCCTCGCACGAGTAGATTTAGACATTTAGAACGTAGACAATATGACATGGATGTCTAAAATTGAATAAACCAAGATAGGGGTCCGATAATATAATATAATGcatgttaaaaaaaaattatgccTAATTTAACTCTAAAAGTTACTTCGTACACATTCAATAGATAAAATAAAGCAAGTTCATGTGCAAGAGGTTATCAAGATAATACTGGTGTCAACTATAGCAGCTAAGACGGGGAAGATTATGTCACTTTACCAGAAGAAATGGCCTTTGTTGGGGCTTAAAATATGCTCATACTTGTCTACTCCCGTGAGGTAGTTTTACATATATACGTACACTGTCTGCTTAACAATTACTAAGCCATATTCTTAAGCCGTCAAAGTGGTCTTCAGAGTTCGGAGACATGGCTAGAATATCGTTGTTGTTAACATTAGCTTTTTTCCTCATGATGAACATCAGTATTTATCAAATTTCAGGTGCTCCTCCTCCTCTAGTACCTCTTCCTTTCCCAACTACTCCTGCGCCGTCACCTTTTATCGGTGGTGGTGgcggtggaggaggaggtggtggAGGACGAAGTGGCACAGGAAGCGGTTATGGCTCTGGAAGTGGTAGCGGTTTTGGATGGGGAAGAATTGGTGGAGGTGGTGGCGGTGGTGGAGGTGGCGGAGGTGGTGGTAGTGCTCCAGGACCAGGCAGTGGAGGATCAGGCCAAGGTAGTGGCAGTGGTGCAGGCTATGGTTCTAGTGGTAGTATTGTTTCAACTCCTAGTCCTAGTGCCTAGCCATTTCCTTATTCGTAATATGATACAGTAATATATTTAATACTATTACCTTTTGTAGCAACAAAGAAAAGAGAGAGCTATAGCATATGGAACTACTTACATGTTTATTGCATGTGCATGGAGCCATGCATGTTTTTCTTTTCTCTACGTGAATACATAATGTGATCTTGTAATATGTGTAAGTACTGCTTGATGTTTGggataaagagaaatttcagtAGTGTAAGATTGCAAAATATATAAGATTAATCATGCGCGCTTACCATTTAAAATTTTGGTTGTTTggagtgtcacgatccaaaattcaactagtcgtgatggcacctaatccaatccgctagataagccaactttcaactatccaattccaataacaattattaaagcaatttaagtaaataaagatcttaatcttatacattccccaagaactagtagtacaaatcatgagcttttaagaatagaatttacaaagctgatatgaagtaaatatattttctgtttgaaaagtatataaacagagtttttataatctaa
Protein-coding sequences here:
- the LOC104096358 gene encoding glycine-rich cell wall structural protein 2-like: MARISLLLTLAFFLMMNISIYQISGAPPPLVPLPFPTTPAPSPFIGGGGGGGGGGGGRSGTGSGYGSGSGSGFGWGRIGGGGGGGGGGGGGGSAPGPGSGGSGQGSGSGAGYGSSGSIVSTPSPSA